In Desulfobulbus oralis, one DNA window encodes the following:
- the corA gene encoding magnesium/cobalt transporter CorA: protein MVNYYYLDRTFVRMESGENPDVQNVFWVDLVSPSIEEMRQVEHDFNVELFTKQESEEIESSSKYAETEDEIGINMNFLVPEDGNFAIDPVSFILKDKILFTQRNRDLHTFTETSRRLRSIKPVDGDDIFLSILDIRIDYDADLIESITDQITYITRAMVRDKSPDRQILLDITQLQETTIAIRENIVEKQRILSSLLKSKMFPKEDYEKMRIMMKDVGSLLDHTSFNFERLEFLQASFLGLVDMEQNRIIKIFTVVTVIFMPPTLIASAYGMNFRNMPELNTEWGYPFALLLMFCSSIFTLWFFRRKQWL from the coding sequence ATGGTCAACTACTATTACCTCGACCGCACCTTTGTGCGGATGGAAAGCGGGGAGAATCCGGATGTCCAGAATGTGTTCTGGGTGGATCTGGTCAGCCCGAGCATCGAAGAAATGCGGCAGGTGGAGCACGATTTCAATGTGGAGCTCTTTACCAAGCAGGAAAGCGAGGAGATCGAAAGCAGTTCCAAGTATGCTGAGACTGAGGATGAAATCGGCATCAACATGAACTTTCTGGTGCCCGAGGATGGCAATTTTGCCATTGACCCGGTTTCCTTCATTCTGAAGGACAAAATCCTGTTCACCCAAAGAAACCGGGATCTGCACACCTTTACCGAGACCAGCCGCCGCCTGCGCAGCATCAAGCCCGTTGACGGCGACGACATCTTTCTCTCTATTCTGGATATCCGCATCGATTACGATGCCGACCTGATCGAAAGCATCACCGACCAGATTACCTACATTACCCGGGCCATGGTGCGGGACAAGTCTCCAGACCGGCAGATCCTTCTGGACATCACCCAGTTGCAGGAAACCACCATTGCCATCCGTGAAAACATCGTGGAAAAACAACGCATTCTCTCCTCACTCCTCAAAAGCAAGATGTTTCCCAAGGAAGACTACGAGAAGATGCGTATCATGATGAAGGACGTGGGCTCGCTGCTGGATCACACCTCCTTCAATTTCGAGCGCCTGGAGTTTCTGCAGGCCAGCTTCCTGGGTCTGGTGGATATGGAGCAGAACCGGATCATCAAGATCTTTACCGTTGTCACCGTGATCTTTATGCCGCCGACCCTGATTGCCAGCGCCTATGGCATGAACTTCCGCAACATGCCCGAGCTGAACACCGAGTGGGGCTATCCCTTTGCCCTGCTGCTGATGTTCTGCTCCTCCATTTTCACCCTGTGGTTTTTCCGGCGTAAACAGTGGCTCTAG
- a CDS encoding DUF3696 domain-containing protein gives MSAYFANIVKTPATLEPLQIDIGGNIQNWPENFFGDEMDDIIKQAEAAMKKRMQKTEKPEASE, from the coding sequence GTGTCGGCCTATTTCGCCAATATCGTCAAGACGCCCGCAACCTTGGAGCCGTTGCAAATTGACATAGGTGGCAACATCCAGAACTGGCCGGAAAACTTCTTCGGCGATGAAATGGATGACATCATCAAGCAAGCCGAGGCCGCCATGAAAAAACGGATGCAGAAAACCGAAAAGCCGGAGGCATCTGAATGA
- a CDS encoding AAA family ATPase encodes MLKELRIRNFKGWKDTGTIRMVPITLFFGANSSGKSSIGQFLMMLKQTAESQDRRAIFYPGGKNSAVQLGSYQEMVFQHDTKNKIDFEYRWSLPDTLKFKDPISDKSFSGDELVFKATVGLDDKNQHTLVLDNLQYRLCGDTKVVLSLGMERKSDTKSDYKVEATDYVLKRKQGRAWSPGGPVRFYGFPDEVVAYHQNADFAHALNLRHEKLFRSLCYLGPLRTKAERLYSWTGIEPGNVGYAGENTVAAILAARNRKISLGYKRPTKPFEEIIALKLKEMGLIEEFKVNPISEQRQEYEVKVRTKGSKDWVDLPDVGFGISQVLPVLVQCFYAPAGSIILMEQPEIHLHPSAQSALADVMIDVINSRENGANRNIQLMSLSGNGRKSLALRRRLQYICLFRFLHRFL; translated from the coding sequence ATGCTTAAAGAGCTGCGAATACGAAATTTCAAGGGCTGGAAAGACACGGGCACCATTCGCATGGTCCCCATCACCTTGTTCTTTGGCGCCAATAGCTCGGGTAAATCCAGCATCGGCCAGTTTTTGATGATGCTGAAGCAGACGGCTGAATCGCAGGATCGCAGGGCTATTTTTTATCCCGGCGGCAAGAACTCAGCGGTTCAACTTGGCTCCTATCAGGAGATGGTTTTCCAACATGATACGAAAAATAAGATTGATTTTGAGTATCGCTGGTCACTGCCGGATACACTGAAGTTCAAAGACCCTATCTCGGACAAGTCGTTCTCTGGGGATGAATTGGTTTTCAAGGCAACAGTTGGGCTGGACGACAAAAATCAACACACACTGGTTCTTGATAATCTTCAGTATAGATTGTGTGGAGATACGAAAGTCGTGCTTTCGCTGGGAATGGAAAGAAAGTCTGATACAAAATCCGACTACAAAGTTGAAGCCACTGACTATGTATTGAAACGCAAACAGGGGCGCGCGTGGTCCCCTGGCGGCCCGGTTCGTTTTTACGGTTTTCCTGATGAGGTGGTTGCGTATCATCAAAATGCCGATTTTGCTCATGCATTGAATCTACGTCATGAGAAGCTGTTTAGGTCACTCTGTTATCTTGGACCGCTTCGTACAAAGGCGGAGCGCTTGTATTCATGGACAGGTATTGAGCCTGGAAATGTCGGCTATGCGGGGGAAAATACCGTCGCAGCGATTCTTGCGGCACGAAACCGAAAAATCAGTCTGGGTTACAAACGGCCAACCAAACCATTTGAGGAAATTATTGCCCTCAAACTCAAGGAAATGGGACTGATCGAGGAATTCAAGGTCAACCCGATATCGGAGCAGCGGCAGGAGTACGAGGTTAAGGTTCGCACCAAGGGATCAAAAGACTGGGTCGATCTCCCGGACGTCGGTTTTGGCATATCACAGGTGCTTCCTGTGCTGGTGCAATGTTTTTACGCTCCAGCAGGATCAATCATTCTTATGGAACAGCCGGAAATCCACTTGCACCCGAGTGCACAGTCGGCACTGGCCGATGTGATGATTGACGTGATCAACTCCAGAGAGAATGGGGCGAATCGAAATATTCAATTAATGTCTCTTTCTGGGAATGGGAGAAAATCCCTCGCCTTGAGGCGAAGACTTCAGTACATCTGTTTGTTTCGCTTCCTCCACAGATTTCTGTGA
- a CDS encoding LysR substrate-binding domain-containing protein: protein MSITFRQLKIFAVVAETNQVTRASKQLELTQSAVSMALAELENQLGGPLFDRHGRSLLLNDRGRYLLPHARDMLHRASVVEAVLTGRQDAVAGVLHIVASTTLGNYVLPYLMGAFMRKYPEAHINMLVVNTLQTERLVAKGQADLGFIEGDINVECLVATPWFADEMCIIVGPQHPLAGQKSFRIPGDLKKTSWVMREEGSGTAEFFSKRLGRHARSLNVITRTGYTEAIKKEVEVGVGAACLSRLTVAREVEAGWLRLLDIEGINKSRQFWFIQHEDKVVTRLMAEFLRFCENAVQKQLDTATLSSPWKLQALLDAQPQG from the coding sequence ATGTCGATTACTTTCAGACAGTTGAAAATTTTTGCGGTTGTGGCTGAAACCAATCAGGTCACCCGTGCCAGCAAGCAACTGGAGCTGACACAGTCGGCTGTCAGCATGGCTTTGGCCGAGCTGGAAAACCAACTGGGCGGGCCGCTTTTTGATCGTCACGGCCGCAGTCTGCTGCTGAACGATCGCGGCCGCTATCTTTTACCCCATGCCAGGGACATGCTGCATCGCGCTTCCGTGGTGGAAGCCGTGCTGACCGGCCGGCAGGATGCGGTGGCCGGCGTGCTGCACATCGTAGCCAGCACCACGCTTGGCAACTACGTCTTGCCCTACCTGATGGGCGCCTTTATGCGGAAGTATCCCGAGGCCCATATCAACATGCTGGTGGTGAACACGCTCCAGACCGAGCGCCTGGTGGCCAAGGGACAGGCGGACCTGGGCTTTATCGAGGGCGATATCAATGTGGAGTGTCTGGTGGCCACGCCCTGGTTTGCCGACGAGATGTGCATCATCGTGGGCCCGCAGCATCCACTGGCCGGGCAGAAGTCCTTTCGCATTCCAGGCGATCTGAAAAAGACCAGTTGGGTCATGCGGGAAGAGGGATCCGGTACGGCGGAATTCTTCAGCAAACGTCTGGGCCGCCACGCCCGCAGCCTCAATGTCATTACCAGAACCGGCTATACCGAAGCCATCAAGAAAGAAGTCGAGGTCGGCGTGGGTGCGGCCTGCCTGTCCCGACTGACAGTGGCCCGCGAGGTGGAAGCCGGCTGGCTGCGGCTCTTGGACATCGAGGGCATCAACAAGAGCCGCCAGTTCTGGTTTATCCAGCACGAGGACAAGGTCGTGACCCGGCTTATGGCAGAATTCCTGCGCTTCTGCGAAAACGCGGTGCAGAAGCAACTGGACACGGCGACGCTGAGTTCGCCGTGGAAGCTGCAGGCCCTCCTGGATGCCCAGCCCCAGGGCTGA
- a CDS encoding transposase: MLLIGYFEGIDSERGICWRCADSLSLREFLGLGPTESVPDHSSLCRIRGRLPLEVHHEMFVFVLRILEQANLLDGKYLGIDASGMEANAAMKSIVRRDTGETCQEMLERLAEESGIRTPTRAELIAFDRKRQGRKTSNKDWRSSTDEDARIGKLKDGRTHMAYRPEHVVDLESGAIVSAVIHPADRGDTTQHLPPHSGMPRPSCARSGTRKERLALTSPLLWWRTRAITAGTC; this comes from the coding sequence ATGCTTTTGATCGGCTATTTCGAGGGCATCGACTCTGAACGCGGCATCTGCTGGCGCTGTGCCGATTCCCTTTCTCTGCGCGAATTCCTCGGGCTCGGCCCCACCGAATCCGTGCCCGACCATTCCTCCCTGTGCCGCATCCGGGGGCGCCTGCCGCTGGAAGTCCATCACGAAATGTTTGTCTTTGTGCTGCGGATTTTGGAGCAGGCCAATCTGCTTGACGGGAAATACCTGGGGATCGACGCTTCTGGCATGGAGGCGAACGCGGCCATGAAGAGCATTGTGCGTCGGGATACGGGCGAAACCTGTCAGGAAATGCTTGAACGCCTGGCCGAAGAGAGCGGCATCAGGACGCCGACCAGGGCGGAGTTGATCGCCTTTGACCGCAAGCGCCAGGGCAGAAAGACCTCCAACAAGGACTGGCGATCGAGCACCGATGAGGATGCGCGCATAGGCAAACTCAAGGATGGCCGCACCCACATGGCGTACAGACCTGAGCATGTGGTTGATCTGGAATCCGGGGCGATAGTTTCTGCGGTGATACACCCTGCGGATCGGGGCGACACCACACAACACTTGCCACCACACTCGGGGATGCCCAGGCCAAGCTGTGCGCGGTCAGGGACAAGGAAGGAGCGCCTGGCATTGACGAGCCCTTTGCTCTGGTGGCGGACAAGGGCTATCACAGCCGGAACGTGCTGA
- a CDS encoding FKBP-type peptidyl-prolyl cis-trans isomerase: MAEQRQARFFDTVSMSYTASVPGGEVIEQVPESAPVTLSLGSGRVLMAVEAAMMGMQVGESRTFNIQPEDAFGRYDPKLKQDVPRAVFGDRIDPQPGMVLALSVERNGRKQQVPATVLAADHQSVTVDYNHPLAGKTITYTVKLLAIGS, from the coding sequence ATGGCAGAGCAACGGCAGGCACGGTTTTTTGATACGGTTTCCATGAGTTATACGGCCAGCGTGCCGGGCGGCGAGGTGATCGAGCAGGTGCCGGAAAGCGCACCGGTGACCCTGAGCCTGGGTTCCGGTCGGGTGTTGATGGCGGTGGAAGCCGCTATGATGGGCATGCAAGTGGGCGAGAGCCGCACCTTCAATATACAGCCCGAGGATGCCTTTGGGCGCTATGATCCGAAGCTGAAACAGGATGTTCCGCGCGCGGTCTTTGGCGATCGCATCGACCCGCAACCGGGCATGGTGCTGGCCCTGTCCGTAGAGCGGAACGGCCGGAAGCAGCAGGTGCCGGCCACCGTTCTGGCTGCCGATCATCAAAGCGTTACCGTGGACTACAACCATCCGCTTGCCGGAAAGACCATTACCTACACGGTGAAGCTGCTTGCGATCGGGAGTTAA
- a CDS encoding transposase, translating into MLKDLPDACTSRISEPAHKGRLRWKGDMDARDAVYGNRKRLGSSTGKALMRARGERVERSFAHCLDRGGMRRVHLRGLANVEKRSIIHVAGFNLGILLRALFGFGSPSKNQPFFNGLLCTVLYCHS; encoded by the coding sequence GTGCTGAAGGATTTGCCGGATGCCTGCACAAGCCGGATCAGCGAGCCGGCGCACAAGGGGCGATTGCGCTGGAAAGGCGACATGGATGCCCGGGATGCGGTGTACGGGAACAGGAAGCGGCTCGGTTCCAGTACGGGCAAGGCGCTGATGCGGGCGCGGGGCGAGCGGGTGGAGCGCAGCTTTGCCCACTGCCTTGACCGGGGCGGCATGCGGCGGGTGCATCTTCGCGGGCTAGCCAATGTGGAGAAGCGCTCCATCATCCATGTTGCCGGGTTCAATTTGGGGATCCTGCTACGGGCCCTGTTTGGTTTTGGCAGCCCTTCGAAAAATCAACCTTTCTTCAACGGGCTGTTATGCACGGTGCTGTATTGCCACTCCTGA
- a CDS encoding DMT family transporter, translating to MPFCKPNSQSALAAHFGIFSACLIWGLMAPLAKDAMISGIDSVSMVFFRVLGGAALFWLSSLFLPREPVPLRDRLLFIPAAVFGLVCNQCCFIVGLSITSPINASIVTTSLPIFAMLFAFFILKEPLTAKKCGGVALGCLGAVTLIVTSASAADARVGRVQGDLLVLAAQCSYALFLSLFNHLVRKYSVVTVNKWMFLWGTLLIWPFTGQHVVALEWRSVAWQTWSETAYVVLFGTYLGYILLIRAQRVLRPTVVSVYNYVQPMVSVMVSALMGLSVFKASQALAVLLVFCGVWLVITSKSRAELEREKLLKQEPARSHPAI from the coding sequence ATGCCCTTTTGTAAACCGAACTCCCAAAGCGCCCTGGCCGCACATTTCGGCATCTTTTCGGCCTGCCTCATCTGGGGCCTGATGGCGCCCCTGGCCAAGGACGCCATGATCAGCGGCATTGACAGCGTGAGCATGGTGTTCTTTCGGGTTCTGGGCGGGGCTGCGCTTTTCTGGCTGAGTTCGCTCTTCCTGCCACGGGAGCCTGTCCCGCTTCGGGACAGGTTGCTCTTCATTCCGGCAGCCGTTTTCGGGCTGGTGTGCAACCAGTGCTGCTTCATCGTGGGGCTCAGTATTACCTCGCCCATCAATGCCAGTATTGTGACCACCTCGCTGCCCATCTTTGCCATGCTGTTTGCGTTCTTTATCCTGAAGGAACCCCTTACGGCCAAAAAGTGCGGTGGCGTGGCCCTGGGCTGTCTGGGCGCGGTGACGCTGATTGTGACCAGCGCCTCGGCTGCGGACGCCAGGGTGGGCCGGGTGCAGGGCGATCTGCTCGTGCTGGCGGCGCAGTGTTCCTATGCGCTGTTTCTCTCGCTGTTCAACCACCTTGTCCGCAAATACTCGGTGGTCACGGTCAACAAGTGGATGTTCCTCTGGGGCACGCTTTTGATCTGGCCCTTTACGGGCCAGCACGTAGTTGCCCTCGAGTGGCGCAGCGTGGCTTGGCAGACCTGGAGCGAAACCGCCTATGTCGTGCTTTTCGGCACCTATCTGGGCTATATTCTGCTGATCAGGGCGCAAAGGGTGCTCAGACCCACAGTGGTGTCCGTCTACAACTACGTGCAGCCGATGGTTTCGGTCATGGTATCGGCTCTGATGGGACTGAGCGTCTTCAAAGCGTCCCAGGCATTGGCCGTGCTGCTGGTTTTCTGCGGCGTCTGGCTTGTCATCACCTCCAAAAGCCGGGCAGAGCTGGAAAGGGAAAAACTGCTCAAACAGGAGCCCGCGCGTTCGCACCCGGCCATCTGA
- the speA gene encoding biosynthetic arginine decarboxylase, translating into MERWRASKSADLYGVNQWSGGYFQVAENGDATVLPRPGATDRAVSIAEVAEGIRARGFDMPVLLRIDNILDAQIESLNETCRTAMEELGYKGRFMGAYPIKVNQQQQVVEKIAEFGARYHHGLEAGSKAELIAAMGSMRDRNAVLICNGYKDEEFIDLGLYATKLGFTCILVVELPDELPLILERSKQLDAKPVLGIRIKLSTQAGGHWADSGGERSFFGLNTTQIIDAVDLLKGAGMLDCLKMVHYHLGSQISNIREIRTAVNEACRVYAGLAREGAAVEYLDLGGGLAVDYDGTQSNFLSSRNYTLKEYCTDIFEAVMTSLDEEGIPHPTIITESGRALVAYSSVLLFNVLDVTRFQAATLPATLPEGSPSSLEYMFQALKGLNIRNMQEVLNDVIFYRDETRRLFDNGKVTLRQRSLCEQIFWTTLNEIQNLSLELKHPGPESGELERVLADIYYCNFSVFQSLPDAWAIDQLFPVMPIHRLNEEPKRRGILADITCDCDGQIDQFIDKRGTRRVLPLHEVKPYEEYLIGVFLVGAYQETLGDLHNLLGDTNVVSIRILDKGAYEFVSEQEGDTVSDVLAYVQYDPKRLFNSFRQSAERAVREGRIAPQERRKIVAAYEAGLRGYTYFER; encoded by the coding sequence ATGGAACGTTGGCGTGCCAGCAAATCAGCCGATCTTTACGGGGTGAACCAGTGGAGCGGCGGTTATTTTCAGGTGGCCGAAAATGGCGATGCCACGGTGCTGCCCCGGCCTGGCGCAACGGATCGTGCGGTGAGCATCGCCGAGGTGGCCGAGGGAATCCGGGCCCGGGGCTTCGACATGCCCGTACTGCTGCGCATCGACAATATTCTGGATGCCCAGATCGAAAGCCTGAACGAAACCTGTCGTACTGCCATGGAAGAGCTGGGCTACAAGGGCCGTTTCATGGGCGCCTACCCCATCAAGGTGAACCAGCAGCAGCAGGTGGTGGAAAAGATTGCGGAATTTGGTGCGCGCTATCATCACGGCCTGGAGGCCGGTTCCAAGGCCGAGCTCATCGCGGCTATGGGCAGCATGCGTGACCGGAATGCGGTGCTCATCTGCAACGGCTACAAGGATGAAGAATTTATCGACCTTGGCTTATATGCCACCAAACTGGGCTTCACCTGCATTCTGGTGGTTGAGCTGCCGGATGAACTGCCGCTGATTCTGGAGCGCTCCAAACAGCTTGACGCCAAGCCGGTGCTGGGCATCCGCATCAAACTCTCCACCCAGGCAGGGGGGCACTGGGCGGATTCGGGTGGGGAACGCTCCTTTTTTGGCCTGAACACGACTCAGATCATTGACGCGGTGGATCTGCTGAAGGGGGCGGGCATGCTGGACTGCCTGAAGATGGTGCACTACCATCTGGGCTCGCAGATCTCGAATATCCGCGAAATCCGCACCGCAGTGAACGAAGCCTGCCGGGTGTATGCGGGCCTGGCACGCGAGGGGGCGGCGGTGGAGTATCTGGATCTGGGCGGCGGCCTGGCTGTGGATTACGATGGCACCCAGTCCAACTTTCTTTCCAGCCGCAACTATACGCTCAAAGAATACTGTACCGACATCTTCGAGGCGGTCATGACCTCGCTGGACGAAGAGGGCATTCCACACCCCACCATCATCACGGAATCCGGCCGGGCGCTGGTGGCCTATTCATCGGTTCTGCTCTTCAACGTGCTGGACGTTACCCGCTTCCAGGCGGCAACCCTGCCGGCCACTCTGCCGGAAGGCAGTCCCTCGTCTCTGGAGTACATGTTTCAGGCGCTGAAAGGACTGAATATCCGCAACATGCAGGAGGTACTCAACGACGTTATCTTCTACCGGGACGAAACGCGGCGGCTTTTTGATAACGGCAAGGTAACGCTCCGGCAGCGCTCACTCTGTGAACAGATCTTCTGGACCACGCTGAACGAAATTCAGAACCTCTCCCTGGAATTGAAGCATCCCGGACCGGAGTCGGGGGAGCTGGAGCGTGTACTGGCCGATATTTATTACTGCAACTTCAGCGTATTCCAGTCTCTGCCGGACGCCTGGGCCATTGACCAGCTTTTCCCGGTCATGCCCATTCACCGGCTGAACGAGGAACCGAAACGCCGGGGGATTCTGGCCGATATCACCTGCGACTGTGACGGCCAGATCGACCAGTTCATCGATAAGCGGGGTACGAGGCGGGTTTTGCCCCTGCATGAGGTGAAGCCCTATGAGGAGTACCTCATTGGCGTGTTTTTGGTCGGCGCATATCAGGAAACACTGGGCGATTTGCACAATTTGCTTGGCGATACCAACGTGGTCAGCATCCGCATTCTGGACAAGGGCGCGTATGAGTTTGTGAGTGAGCAGGAGGGCGACACGGTCTCGGACGTGCTGGCCTACGTCCAGTACGATCCCAAGAGACTCTTCAACAGCTTCCGCCAGAGCGCGGAACGGGCGGTGCGGGAAGGTCGCATCGCGCCGCAGGAACGCCGGAAAATTGTGGCAGCCTATGAGGCTGGCCTGCGCGGCTACACATACTTCGAACGATAA
- a CDS encoding RNA ligase family protein encodes MKDDFFKFPSTPHLATMPGVDIRGDKVLSDSERDAFLTHEVTVEEKVDGANLGISFDSEGNIQAQNRGAYLNLPGSGQWKKLGAWLAPRIDTLFQHLSDHFVLFGEWCYAQHSVFYDRLPDWFLGFDVYDKRFGRFLSSKRRDALFRKMCVAQVPVLARGHFAYPEVQKFLSTSKLSNQPAEGIYLRFDQDDWLAQRAKLVRPAFIQTVEQHWSRSPIRPNRLKLKTQG; translated from the coding sequence GTGAAAGACGATTTTTTTAAATTTCCCTCAACACCACATCTGGCAACCATGCCTGGTGTTGACATCCGGGGTGACAAGGTGCTGTCGGATTCGGAGCGTGATGCATTCCTGACGCATGAGGTGACTGTAGAAGAAAAGGTAGATGGCGCGAATTTGGGAATCTCTTTTGATTCGGAAGGAAATATTCAAGCACAGAACAGGGGCGCATACCTGAACCTGCCTGGATCAGGTCAGTGGAAAAAGCTTGGCGCCTGGTTGGCACCACGGATCGATACGCTGTTTCAGCATCTTTCCGACCATTTCGTACTCTTCGGGGAATGGTGCTATGCCCAACACTCGGTTTTTTATGACCGTTTGCCGGACTGGTTCCTCGGTTTTGATGTTTATGATAAAAGATTCGGCCGGTTTCTATCTTCAAAGCGTCGTGATGCTCTCTTTAGGAAAATGTGTGTTGCTCAAGTTCCTGTCCTTGCACGTGGGCACTTTGCATACCCGGAAGTTCAAAAATTCCTATCGACATCAAAACTCAGCAATCAGCCTGCGGAAGGCATCTATCTCCGATTTGACCAAGACGACTGGCTGGCGCAACGGGCCAAATTGGTTCGTCCGGCATTTATCCAAACTGTGGAGCAGCACTGGTCACGCTCCCCCATCAGGCCAAATCGGTTGAAACTGAAGACTCAAGGATGA
- the cfa gene encoding cyclopropane fatty acyl phospholipid synthase, which translates to MQRATIENMLNSVDIRINGTRAWDMQVHREQLFQRIARRGSLGLGEAYMDGWWDCEALDEAICRILRGRLDRRFRLTLPDMLAAVAFAVRNLQSVARSTLVAERHYDFSNEMFAAMLGPTMQYSCGYWEGARNLDEAQEAKMDLICRKLHLEEGMRVLDIGCGWGGLGRYMAERYKVRFSGVTVSKEQLRYAEEHSRGLNLRWRLEDYRSLREKYDRIVSVGMFEHVGHKNYATFMRTVRGLLEADGLFLLHTIGTNQESRSGDPWIEKYIFPNGMLPSIADIGRAIARRFVMEDWHNFGAYYDRTLMAWARNFRRGREEGRFRCEERIARMFRYYLLSCAGLFRARSTQLWQLVLSPKGLMGGYCRPVR; encoded by the coding sequence ATGCAACGGGCCACCATCGAAAATATGCTGAACTCGGTCGATATCCGGATAAACGGCACCAGAGCCTGGGATATGCAGGTTCACAGGGAGCAGCTTTTCCAGCGGATCGCCCGCCGGGGCAGTCTGGGGCTGGGCGAAGCGTATATGGACGGCTGGTGGGACTGCGAAGCCCTGGATGAAGCTATCTGCCGCATTCTGCGCGGCCGTCTCGACAGGCGCTTCCGCCTGACCCTGCCGGACATGCTGGCGGCCGTGGCATTTGCGGTGCGCAACCTGCAAAGCGTGGCCCGTTCGACCCTGGTGGCTGAAAGGCACTACGACTTCAGCAACGAGATGTTTGCAGCCATGCTCGGGCCGACCATGCAGTACAGTTGCGGCTACTGGGAAGGCGCGCGCAACCTGGACGAGGCCCAGGAGGCCAAGATGGACCTCATCTGCCGGAAGCTGCATCTTGAAGAGGGGATGCGCGTTTTGGACATCGGCTGCGGCTGGGGCGGGCTGGGCCGGTACATGGCCGAACGTTACAAGGTGCGGTTCTCTGGCGTGACCGTGTCGAAAGAACAGCTTCGCTACGCCGAAGAGCACAGCCGCGGGCTGAACCTGCGCTGGCGCCTGGAAGACTACCGCAGCCTGCGGGAAAAGTATGATCGCATCGTTTCCGTGGGCATGTTTGAGCATGTGGGCCACAAAAACTATGCTACCTTCATGCGGACCGTGCGCGGGCTGCTGGAAGCAGACGGCCTGTTTCTGCTGCATACCATCGGCACCAATCAGGAAAGCCGCTCCGGCGATCCATGGATCGAGAAGTACATCTTTCCCAACGGCATGCTGCCCAGCATCGCCGATATCGGCAGGGCCATTGCCCGACGTTTCGTCATGGAGGACTGGCACAACTTCGGCGCGTACTATGACCGAACGCTCATGGCCTGGGCCAGGAACTTTCGGCGCGGCCGCGAAGAGGGCCGCTTCCGCTGTGAGGAACGGATAGCCCGCATGTTCCGCTACTATCTTTTGAGCTGCGCCGGCCTCTTCCGGGCACGCAGCACCCAGCTCTGGCAACTTGTCCTCAGCCCCAAAGGCCTCATGGGCGGCTATTGTCGTCCAGTCCGCTGA